The following are encoded together in the Lathyrus oleraceus cultivar Zhongwan6 chromosome 3, CAAS_Psat_ZW6_1.0, whole genome shotgun sequence genome:
- the LOC127130570 gene encoding uncharacterized protein LOC127130570, whose protein sequence is MERQSVDMFMGTLQGPYYDRMMDSTSTGFSELVMAGERIEVGLKMGKIQSANTGSSASRVNKKSFSGYPKKKEGESSNAYTQKGHGVENCWALKSKVKELLDSKAIQFTPDNRPNVIQNLMPAHTGPIVNVVEEGESLNLIMDVNLLSTPLPCVKSYLIQNGIFLGCSPDCRECQNQPKGCVSLKIGIQNLISEAPARPTPLTITLPGPIPYSNENVVPWHYGSDVYYHVVKQEGRLPEDKPSEDTSLNIDNFVGSIQVSTPNVIPGTSLSQEVEKLLRLIRKSDYKVIDHLSQTSSKISVLSLLLCSEAHRNTLMKLLSSAFVPQNITINQLEGVVASISVDNSLDFIDFDLPPEGHNHNKALHIFMECKGTTLSRVLVDTKSSLNVLSKSTLMKIDYAGIELRPSDLIVRAFDGSRRDVFGEVDLPVKIGPQVFGATFFVMDIPPTYYCLLGRPWIRGASVVTSTLHKK, encoded by the exons ATGGAAAGACAATCGGttgacatgttcatgggtaccTTGCAAGGTCCTTACTACGACAGAATGATGGATAGTACTTCTACTGGTTTTTCCGAGTTGGTAATGGCTGGAGAGAGAATTGAAGTTGGTCTTAAGATGGGTAAAATACAGTCAGCCAATACTGGTAGTTCTGCAAGTCGAGTTAATAAGAAGTCATTCAGTGGTTACCCTAAGAAGAAGGAGGGTGAATCAAGCAATGCTTATACTCAGAAAG GCCATGGTGTGGAGAATTGTTGGGCCCTTAAATCCAAAGTGAAAGAATTATTGGATTCTAAGGCCATTCAGTTCACCCCTGACAACAGACCTAATGTTATTCAAAATCTGATGCCAGCTCATACCGGACCCATTGTTAATGTTGTGGAAGAGGGTGAAAGTCTGAATTTAATCATGGATGTGAACCTGCTGTCTACTCCTCTTCCGTGTGTTAAGAGTTACCTAATCCAAAATGGTATTTTCCTTGGGTGTTCCCCAGATTGTCGTGAATGCCAGAATCAGCCAAAGGGATGTGTTAGTCTGAAGATTGGGATTCAGAATCTGATTAGTGAAG CGCCTGCTAGGCCTACTCCCTTGACAATCACGTTGCCTGGACCTATTCCTTACTCCAACGAGAATGTTGTGCCTTGGCATTATGGGTCAGACGTTTATTACCATGTAGTAAAGCAAGAAGGGAGGCTTCCCGAAGACAAACCAAGTGAAGACACAAGTTTGAATATTGACAACTTTGTCG GATCTATACAAGTTAGTACTCCAAATGTAATACCTGGAACTTCCTTGTCTCAAGAAGTTGAAAAGTTATTGAGATTAATCAGGAAAAGTGACTATAAAGTGATAGATCATCTAAGCCAGACGTCGTCTAAAATTTCAGTATTGTCCTTGTTGTTGTGTTCCGAAGCTCATAGGAATACCCTGATGAAATTATTGAGTTCTGCTTTTGTACCGCAAAACATCACTATCAACCAGCTAGAAGGGGTTGTGGCCAGTATTTCAGTTGATAACAGTTTAGATTTTATAGACTTTGATCTCCCCCCAGAAGGACacaatcataacaaagccttgcacattTTTATGGAATGCAAAGGAACTACATTATCCCGTGTGTTGGTGGACACAAAATCATCCTTGAATGTGCTATCTAAGTCTACCCTAATGAAGATTGATTATGCAGGAATTGAATTGCGCCCCAGCGACTTGATAGTccgggcttttgatgggtctcgAAGAGATGTTTTTGGTGAGGTAGACCTACCTGTTAAAATTGGACCACAAGTTTTTGGTGCAACATTCTTCGTCATGGACATACCACCCACATATTATTGTTTGCTAGGACGCCCGTGGATTCGTGGGGCAAGCGTTGTAACATCAACATTGCATAAAAAATGA